In Alteromonas macleodii, the sequence TAGGATGTCGCAGCGCACCTTTCTTCCATACCAAGTAAATCTCGTTTTCAGGCCCACTCTTTCCAAGTGGAATAAGTTCACCCTTAGCTATTGCTTCTTTGCACAGGTAATCGGGTAGAACAGAGTACCCTATTCCAGCTTTAAGTATGCTGCTGATTGCGCGAATATCTGGGCATATCGCTGCCACAGGTGACTCGCAGGGCGCGTTAAATACTTCTGAAAAATAACGGCGAATAAGCGGAAGCTGCTCGTCATAGCTTACTACCTTGTGTTGATTCAGTAACGACGCCGTAATCTCTTTGTCACCAAGTAATTTACCTTGAACCCGGTTCATGACCAAAATTAAACGTTCTTTATCTAACATCTGATATTCGTACATGGCATCAGTTGGTTCAGAGGCAGTGATAGCAAGTTCAGCAACATCATCTTCTAACAGTTGATAAGTGTTATTTTTATTACCTGTATGGATAACCAAATTTACTTTATCTGCTTGAAGCAAGTTTGCTAACGCGGGGCCAGCAACAAAGCTTAAATATTCTGCGGGACCAGCTAAGTGTAAGGTACCATGGTCGGTTGAAGCGCGGCTTCGGATAGACGCTACCTTTTGTTCTAATGTATCTATGTGACTGGCTACTTGTAACGCTAAGTCATCGGCAATGGCTGTAGGTTCAACGCCCCGGGCTTTTCTTACAAACAACTCTTTACCGACAATATGCTCCATTGCCTGAATATGTGAAGTTACTGCTGGCTGAGACATATGAAGCCTTGCTGCGGCGCGTGTGATGTTGCCGCTTCGATAGACTTCTACAAAGGTTTTTAGCTGTGTTAGGTACGACATAATTCTCCACCCATCAGATTTTTGATGACTCATCATAATTTATCTGACTTCTGCTTTTAAACCAATAACTCTAAGATGCTTGCACTTTCAAATGCGACAGGAAAAGCACATGAAAAAATCATCAACAATTCTATCACTTGCCATCATCGCTGGGTTATCACAGTCAGCGTATGCTGCAGACG encodes:
- a CDS encoding LysR family transcriptional regulator, which produces MSYLTQLKTFVEVYRSGNITRAAARLHMSQPAVTSHIQAMEHIVGKELFVRKARGVEPTAIADDLALQVASHIDTLEQKVASIRSRASTDHGTLHLAGPAEYLSFVAGPALANLLQADKVNLVIHTGNKNNTYQLLEDDVAELAITASEPTDAMYEYQMLDKERLILVMNRVQGKLLGDKEITASLLNQHKVVSYDEQLPLIRRYFSEVFNAPCESPVAAICPDIRAISSILKAGIGYSVLPDYLCKEAIAKGELIPLGKSGPENEIYLVWKKGALRHPRVDFAKDVIMAFANINYLASYPD